From the Acidilutibacter cellobiosedens genome, one window contains:
- a CDS encoding sugar ABC transporter ATP-binding protein has protein sequence MKDELLRLENVGKDFNGNQVLKDVSFTLEEGKILGLVGENGAGKSTLMNILFGMNVIAETGGYEGNIYLNGEKVEFDNPVEALNAGIGMVHQEFSLIPGFTVAENVLLNMEITKSSVISKILGKRLETVDLPKIRKSAASVIDTLGVQLGTDTLVSEVPVGYKQFIEIAREIRREKVKLIILDEPTAVLTESEAEILLKSMRRLADSGVSIIFISHRLREITSICDSIVVLRDGAVVVERPTKDVSVHQIAKWMVGRDVDKEENKAVKSFNTINKEDVIFETKNLWVDMPGEVVKDLSLKVYRGEILGIGGLAGQGKLGIPNGIMGLFEAGGEIYFENKPIPLNNTFEVLKNGLAFVSEDRRGVGLLLDEPIDWNIGFNAMQVHNRFIKSYLGGIIKWRDDKAMRKCAQDYIKALEIKCTGERQLARNLSGGNQQKVCLAKAFAMNPKLLFVSEPTRGIDVGAKELVLDALRKYNKENGTTIVIVSSELEELRSISDRVVVVCEGKVFGILPPDADATDFGLLMSGECQINEEGEKVWLR, from the coding sequence ATGAAAGATGAGTTACTTCGATTAGAAAATGTCGGAAAAGATTTTAACGGAAACCAAGTATTGAAAGATGTAAGCTTTACCCTTGAAGAAGGAAAAATATTAGGTCTTGTTGGAGAAAATGGTGCCGGGAAATCTACCTTAATGAATATACTCTTTGGCATGAATGTAATTGCTGAAACCGGCGGCTATGAAGGTAATATATATCTTAATGGAGAAAAAGTTGAATTTGATAATCCCGTTGAAGCACTGAATGCGGGAATAGGTATGGTACATCAGGAATTTTCTTTGATTCCCGGGTTTACAGTTGCAGAAAATGTATTGCTTAATATGGAAATAACCAAAAGCAGTGTAATTTCCAAAATTTTGGGGAAGAGACTTGAAACCGTAGATTTACCCAAAATTCGAAAAAGTGCAGCGAGTGTTATAGATACGTTGGGAGTTCAATTGGGCACAGATACTTTAGTTTCTGAGGTACCTGTCGGTTATAAGCAATTTATAGAAATAGCTCGTGAAATCAGAAGAGAGAAAGTTAAGCTTATTATTTTAGATGAACCGACTGCTGTTTTAACAGAATCGGAAGCTGAAATTCTTCTCAAATCTATGCGAAGATTGGCTGATTCGGGTGTTTCCATTATATTTATATCTCACCGGCTTCGTGAAATAACATCCATTTGTGATAGTATTGTTGTATTAAGAGATGGTGCGGTGGTGGTGGAAAGGCCTACGAAAGATGTTAGCGTGCATCAGATTGCCAAATGGATGGTCGGTAGAGACGTTGATAAAGAAGAAAATAAAGCTGTTAAATCTTTTAATACTATTAATAAAGAAGATGTTATCTTTGAAACAAAGAACCTTTGGGTGGATATGCCTGGAGAAGTAGTAAAGGATTTATCCTTGAAGGTTTACAGAGGAGAAATTCTTGGTATTGGAGGACTGGCCGGGCAGGGAAAGTTGGGAATTCCTAACGGAATAATGGGACTTTTCGAAGCCGGCGGAGAGATTTATTTTGAAAATAAACCAATCCCTCTGAACAATACATTTGAAGTTCTTAAAAATGGTTTAGCTTTTGTTTCTGAAGATCGCCGAGGAGTAGGTTTGCTTTTGGACGAGCCTATCGATTGGAATATCGGGTTTAATGCAATGCAGGTTCATAATAGGTTTATTAAGAGTTATTTAGGCGGAATTATTAAATGGAGAGACGATAAGGCTATGAGAAAATGTGCACAGGATTATATTAAAGCATTGGAAATTAAATGTACCGGCGAACGTCAGTTAGCACGAAATCTTTCAGGAGGTAACCAACAAAAAGTTTGCCTTGCCAAAGCTTTTGCTATGAATCCCAAATTATTGTTTGTATCCGAACCTACTCGCGGTATTGATGTTGGAGCAAAAGAATTGGTTCTGGATGCCCTAAGAAAATATAATAAAGAAAATGGAACGACTATAGTTATAGTTTCTTCTGAATTAGAAGAGCTTCGCTCTATAAGCGATAGGGTTGTTGTCGTTTGTGAAGGAAAAGTATTTGGAATTTTGCCGCCTGATGCTGATGCAACTGATTTTGGACTCTTAATGTCCGGAGAATGTCAGATTAATGAAGAAGGTGAAAAAGTATGGTTGCGATAA